The following nucleotide sequence is from Dyella sp. BiH032.
GTCGAGGCCTTCGAGGAACAGCGCTACGCCGGCATCGTGCTGTCCCGGCGCAGCGTCCCCGTGCAGCCGGAAGATGCGCTGCCGGCCTTGCTCGCCGCGATCCGCGCCAAGGGCCTCGACGCGCTGCCGTGGAGCGAGAACGCACGCCGCCTGCGCGCGCGCATGCAGGCGGTGCGCGCATGGATGCCGGAACTGGGCCTGCCGGACGTGGGCGACCAGGCGTTGCTCGATTCGTTGGAGTCGTGGCTGGCGCCGTACCTCGAGGGTAAGCGTCGCTTCGATGCGTTGAACGCCGAGGAACTCTCGCAGGCGCTCGCCAGCCTGTTCGACTACGAGCAGCGCCGTGCACTGGACGCTCACGCGCCGGAAAGCGTAGTCGTCCCCAGCGGCATGACCCGCCGCCTCGAATACGCCGCCGGCGAGCCACCCGTACTGGCGGTGAAGCTGCAGGAACTGTTCGGCCTCGCCGACACGCCACGCGTCGGCAACGGACGCATCCCCGTGACCTTGCACCTGTTGTCGCCCGCGGGGCGGCCGATCCAGGTCACGCAGGACCTGAAGGGGTTCTGGGAGCGCACGTATCCGGAGGTGAAGAAGGAATTGAAAGGCCGCTATCCCAGACATCCCTGGCCGGACGATCCGTGGGGCGCGATGCCGACGCATCGGGCGAAGCCGCGGGGAACGTGATGGGTTCTTTCTGGGTTATGAAGTCGCGGTGGTGGTTGGTTTTTCGTCGTTTGCACTAAGGTTGCGTTTGCGCGACCTGGCCGCTTATGCAGCGGGCATGTCGGGTGCTCGTCGGTGTGCGGGGCTGCTCTTCGTCGTTCGCACTAAGGTTGCGTTTGCGCGATCTGGCCGCTTATGCAGCGGGCATGTCGGACGCCTGCCGGCGCCCGAGTTACTTTCTCTTTGCTGGCCCAAAGAGAAAGTAACCAAAGAGAAATGGCCTCAAGTCAAAAGCTCGCGGCGGGGGATGGCAGAGCACGGTGTGTTTTCTTACTTTGCTGGACCGCGCGACTCGAAGGGACACTGAGGTGCGTGACGGGGACGTCGAGGCGCCGAAGCGAAGAGGACGGAGAGCGGTGCGTCGGCTCGTAGTGTTCTGGCGATAGCACGGCACTTCTCCCTCTCCCCTCCGGGGAGAGGGCGGGGTGAGGGGACCTACGGAGCGGGGATTTTGTTCGTTCCTCATGCCTATTGTTCGTTGCTCAGAGAGCTCAGCTTCTGCCACGCCTTCGCACTTCCTCTCGCAGCAAGCCGCGCGTACATATTTTTGCTTCGACTTTTAAAGCCACTTCGGCTCTAGCGACGTTCCCGCGAGCACCCGCCCCTCATCCCGCCTTCTCCCCGGAGGGGAGAAGGAGAAGTGCGGTACCGCGGCAAGCAGCCAACGACCAAGCAAGAGCGAGCGAAGCGACGCTCCGTATCGCTCTTGATCTCCTGGGTTCCCTTCGCGGCGGTGAGGGCTGGACGATCAGGCCGCCGCAGGCGGGCGGGGACAGGACGTCTCCGCCTTTTCGATCAGGGCAGGGATGCCCTGTCGAAAAGCCCGGCCAGCCCTCAACGCACCCGGAGCAGCATAGGCTGTGGAGGGCGCCGCGCAGGGGGCCCTCTCTTTTTGGTTACTTCTTCTCGAGGTCCCCCTTGAGGGGATTGGGCAAGCAAAGAAGAAGTAACTCGCTCTCCGGCAGGAGAGCGAAACCCTCGCCCCGCGAGGGGCGAGACACCACTGGCGACCACGTCGCGACATTCGAGCGATATCGCCCCTGGGTTCCGGCCTGCGCCGGAATGACAAAGATGAGAGCGGGGCAACCACATAGCCTCTCTGCGCCATCGCGTCGCCCACCTACGTGGAAATCACGGAGGCAAAGGAAATCGCCCCGTTCGGCAGCGCAAAGAACCCGCCCACCAGGCGGAAAGAAAAAATCAGCCCGCCGGCGGCACCAACGGCCGCCCACTCTCCAACACCGCAAACGCCGCCGCGCCCAGCAACCCCGTCTCCGGGTGTGTCATCGCAATGGTCGGCACCTGCTCCATCGTCTCCTTGAAGCGACCCTTCGCCTCGAAACGCTCGCGGAAACCACCGTGCTGCAGCCAAGGCAGCAGGATCGGCAGCACGCCGCCGGTGAGGAACACGCCGTCCCAGCCGCCCAGGCTCAGCACCAGGTCGCCCGCCACGCTGCCGAAGATGCCGGCCAGCGTTTCCACCGTGCGTACGCACAGCGGGTCGGCGTTCGCGTTCGCGCGGTTGGTGATGTCCTCGGGGGTGTATTCCTCGGCCTTGAGGCCTTCGATGTCGGCCAGGGCGAGATAGAGATTCACCAGGCCGTTGCCGCAGATCATGCGCTCGTTGGAGACGCGGCCGAAGCGCGCATTGAGGCGATGCAGGATCTCGACGTCCTCGGCCGTATGCGCGGCGAAGCCGGCGTGGCCGCCCTCGGTCTCCAGCACCGTCCAGCGGCCGTCGCGCAGCAGCAAACCGGCGACGCCCAGGCCGGTGCCGGGGCCCACCACCACGAAGGTCTGCGCGTGGTGCGCGCCGATCTTCGGCGGACGCGGCTTGCCCACCGGCGTGAGCTGTTCCTGCGCCAGCAGCGGCACGGCCATGCCTTGCGCGGCGAAATCGTTGATCAGGCGGACCGATTCGAACTTCAGGTCGGCAGCCAGGCCATGCGCGGAGACCTGCCAGGGATTGTTGGTGACCTTCACCGTCTCGCCGTCCACGATGCGGCCGGCGGCGGCGATCACCGCGCGCGACGCCGACAGCCCGCTGTCGGCGAAGTACTGGCGGATGGTGTCGGCCATGGACGGGAAGTCCTTGACCCGGTACCTCCGCACGCTGTCCAGCAGCAACGGGTTGGGCAGGGCCGGGTCGGCCAGGGCGAAGCGGACATTGGTGCCGCCGAGGTCGGCGAGCAGGGTCTTGGCGCTGGAGGTCGAGCTCATGAACGGTCCTGGCAACGGGTCACGCAAGCCTGACGGGTGCGGCCTCAGTCGTCCAGCACCGCCCCGTTGCTCTCGATGACCTTGGAATAGAGTTTCGCCGTCGCCTTGGGCGTGCGCTTCTGCGTGGCGAAATCCACATGGTACAGGCCAAAGCGCTTGGAGAAACCCAGGGACCACTCGAGATTGTCCATGAGCGACCAGGCGTAGTAGCCCCGCACGTTCACGCCGGCGTCGATGGCCTTGCGCACGGCCCTCAGATGCTTGCGCAAGTAGCTGACGCGCAGGGGGTCTTCCAGCATGTCGCCCTCGGCCACCGGCGGATCGTAGAAGGCGGATCCGTTCTCGGTGATGTACAGCGGGATGTCGCCGTAGCGGTCCTTGAACCAGGTGAGCGTGTCGGTCAGGCCCTGCTCGAACACTTCCCAGCCGGTCTCGGTGTAGGTCTTGCCGGGCTGGCGCACCGGCGAAGCCTGCAGGGGGTACTGATTCGGATCGTTCTTCACCACCGCGCGGGTGTAGTAGTTGATGCCGACGAAGTCGACGGTCTGCTTGGTCAACTTGAAATCGTCTTCCGGGAAATCCGGCCACGCATCGCCGAAGATGTCCTTCAGCTCGGGCGGGTAGCTGCCGAGAAGGGCCGGGTCGGCGAACTGCTCGTTCATGTAGGCCTGCGCGCGGCGGGTGGCGGCCAGGTCCTCGGGGCTCTGCGAGTACGGGTACTTCGGCTCGATGTTGAACACCACGCCGATCTCGTGCTTGCCGTGCGCGCGGTAGGCCTGGATGCCGGCGCCGCTGGCACGCATCAGGTTGTGTGCGGCGATCGGCGCCTCGTACTTGCTGCGGTGGCCCGGGGCCAGCGCGCCGTGCAGGTAGCCGCCGTCGGTGACCACCCACGGCTCGTTGAGGGTGGCCCAGCGCTGCACGCGGCCGTCCAGCGCCTTGAACATCACTTCGGCGTACTCGGCGAACCAATGTGCGCTGTCGCGGTTGAGCCAGCCGCCGCGATCGTCCAGCGCCGCGGGCAGGTCCCAGTGGAACAGCGTGGCGTTCGGCGCGATGCCGTTGTCCAGCAGCTCGTCGACCAGGCGCTTGTAGAAATCCAAGCCCTTCTCGTTCACCCGGCCGGTGCCCTCCGGCAGCACGCGCGCCCAGGCGATGGAGAAGCGGTAGCCCTGCAGGCCCAGCGCCTTCATCAGCTGCACGTCGTCCTTGTAGCGGCGGTAGTGGTCGCAGGCCACGTCGCCGGTGTCGCCGCCGACCATCATCCCGGGCGTGTGCGCGAAGCGCTCCCAGATGCTGGGGCCGGCGCCGTCGGCCAGCGGGGAGCCCTCGATCTGGTAGGCAGAGGTGGCGGCGCCCCACAGGAAGCCTTCGGGAAAGCGGTAGCTACGGGTCATGGATGAGATCTCGGATGCCGCATCGCGGCTTGATGTAAACGTTTACATTGGAGAATATCCGAATGTTTCCCGCTTGTGCAGCCCGCCCAGGCGCATTCATGGCCAGCCCCGGGGCTGGCCGGCATTCCGCCCGTATGGTTCGATCCGCCGGGCCCGAGGAGAGAAGCACTTCATGGCCAAGGTCCGCCTGGACAAGCTGCGCAAGGTCTACCCGAACGGCCACGTCGGCGTGGCCGACGCCAGTTTCGAGATCGCCGACGGCGAGCTGCTGGTGCTGGTCGGCCCGTCCGGCTGCGGCAAGACCACCTTGCTGCGCATGATCGCGGGGCTGGAGTCGATCAGCGACGGCACGCTGACCATCGGCGAGCGCGTCGTGAACGAGGTCGCGCCGAAGGATCGCGACATCGCCATGGTGTTCCAGAACTACGCGCTGTACCCGCACATGACAGTGGCCGAGAACCTCGGCTTCGGCCTCAAGCTGCGCGGGCAGCCCAAGGCGGAGATCGACCGCCGCGTGGCAGAGGCCGCCAGGATGCTGGAGCTGGAACAGCGCCTGGACGCGCGTCCGGCGGCGCTCTCCGGCGGCCAGCGCCAGCGCGTGGCGCTGGGCCGCGCGCTGGTGCGCGATCCGAAGGTATTCCTGCTGGACGAACCGCTTTCCAACCTGGATGCGAAGCTGCGCCTGTCGATGCGGGTGGAGATCGCGCGGATCCACCAGCGCCTGAAGGCGACCATGGTCTACGTCACCCACGACCAGATCGAGGCGATGACGCTGGGCCAGCGCATCGTGGTGCTCAATGGCGGCGTGATCCAGCAGATCGATACGCCGATGAACCTCTACGACCGGCCGGCCAATCTCTTCGTCGCCGGCTTCCTCGGCAGCCCGGCCATGAACCTGCTGCGCGGCATGCTGCAGCGCGACGGCGGATGGAAGCTCGCCATGCCGCAGGGCGAGCTCGACCTGGGCGAGCTGCCGCAGGCCGGCGCGCTCGAAGGCTGGGCCGGGCGCGAGGTGGTCGTCGGCCTGCGCCCCGAAGACCTTCTCCCGCGGGCGTCGGCGGACGGCGCCGTGCTCAGCGCGCAACTGGAAGTGGTCGAGCCGGTCGGCAACGAAGTCTTCCTCAATCTGCGCCATGCCGACCTCGCGCTGGTGGCGCGCACGCCGCCGCGCGACCTGCCGGCGCCGGGCAGCACGCTGCACTTCGGCTTCGCGCCCGAGCGGCTGCATTTCTTCGACGCGCAGGCCGGCACTCGGATCGCCGCCTGAGCGCGGGCGCGACAAAGTGACCGGGCTGCCGGCGCGCGGCCGGCGCGGCGCTAAAATGCGCGCTTCCGCCCCGCGAGAGTCCGCCATGAGCTTCCCCGCCATCCGCATGCGCCGCATGCGCCGCGACGCCTTCTCCCGCGCGTTGATGCGCGAGCACACCCTGCTGCCGAGCGACCTGATCATGGTCGCCTTCGTGATCGAGGCCGAAGGCCAGCGCGAGCCGGTGCCGTCGATGCCCGGCGTGGATCGCGTGTCGGTCGACGAACTGCTGAAGCTCGCCGGCGAATGCGTGCGCCTGGGCATTCCGGCGCTGGCGCTGTTCCCCTCGCCGGGGCAGGACGCCAAGAGCGAGGACGCGCGCGAGGCGTGGAATCCCGATGGCCTGATGCAGCGCGCGACGCGGGCGCTGAAGGCGAAGTATCCGCAGCTCGGCCTGATCGGCGACGTCGCGCTGGACCCGTACACCACGCACGGCCAGGACGGCCTGATCGATGCGAACGGCTACGTGATGAACGAGCCCACCGTCGAGGCCCTCATCAAGATGTCGCTGGCACAGGCCGAGGCCGGCATGGATTTCGTCGCGCCGTCGGACATGATGGACGGCCGCATCGGCGCCATCCGCGAGGCGCTGGAGGAAGCCGGCTACATCCACACCCGCATCCTGGCCTACTCGGCCAAGTACGCCTCGTCGTTCTATGGCCCGTTCCGTGACGCGGTGGGCTCGGCCGCCAACCTCGGCAAGGGCGACAAGCACACGTACCAGATGGACGTGGGCAACAGCGACGAAGCGTTGCGCGAAGTGGAGCTCGATATCGCCGAAGGCGCGGACGCGGTGATGGTCAAGCCGGGCATGCCGTATCTCGACGTGCTGCGCCGGGTGAAGGACGCGTTCGGCATGCCGACCTTCGTGTACCAGGTGAGCGGCGAGTACGCGATGTTGAAGGCCGCCTCGATGAACGGCTGGCTCAACGAAAAAGCCGTGGTGCTGGAGTCGCTCACCGCGTTCAAGCGCGCGGGCGCGGACGCGATCCTCACCTATTACGCGATCGACGCCGCACGCTGGCTCCGCGACGAGTGAGCCTTCCTTTCGCATCCTCTCCCCTGCGGGAGAGGGCGCGGTGAGAGTACCTACGAAGCGGTAAGACAGGAGCCTTTAAAGCGGCTCCCTCTCCCCTGCGGGGAGAGGGTTGGGGTGAGGGGGCCTACGAAGCGGTGAGACGGTAGCGTTAAAGTGTGCCTCACGTCGTAGAGCTTCCTGCGCGAGCACCCGCCCTTCATCCACCGCTGCGGGCACTTTCTCTCCAAAGGCGGAGGAACGCCCTAGACGTACTGCGCTACGCCATTCCCGAACGACCAGTTCTCTTTCGCCGTCTCCAGCAGATTGATGAGGAGATTCTCCGGCCGCAGTCCCGGCTTCTCCGCCAGCAGCTCGGCCACCCGCCGGTAGAACGCTTGTTTCTTCTCGGTCGTGCGCGTGTTGTTGCACGCGATCTGCACGATCACCAGATCGTCGTCGCGTGCGATGCCCAGGTAATTCGCGTCGTAGTCGAATTCCTCGGCTTCGTGCTGGCTTACCAGGATGAAGCGGTCGTTTTCCGGCACGTCGAAGGCCTCGAGCATGGCGCGGTAGATGCCGTCGCGCAGTGCGGCGATGTAGGCGGGCGACTTGCCGCGGCGAAGGGCGATGCGGACCAGGGGCATGGGGACATCCTCAAGCGGTGGCGGGAACGGAAAGGGTGTGGCGCGGGAGGGAGACGTGGCCTACCTGATACAGCTGGCGCCCTTCGCGCGCCAGCTCGGGGCGCAGTTCGCCCCACAGGCGCAGGCGCACCAAGGTCCAGACGGTCGGCTCGAAGGCACTGACGGCGGCGAGTGCGCCGTCGGCGAGGTCGGCGCGCGTGCGCTCCGCTTCGCGCTCGCGCAGTTCGTCCAGGTCGGCATAGGGCGCGATCGGCGCCACGTCGCACGAGGCGCAAACCGCCTGCGCGGCATCCGGCGAAACGTCGCCCTGCCACACCGACCAGGTGCGTACCTCGGGCCAGCCGAACGCCTGGGTGACTCCGGCGAAGCCGCTGCTGCCGAGGAAGGCGTTCATGCCCTCGGCGTCGTCCCACAGGTAGAACGGCGCGTACAGGTTGTGCCGCGTGGGCAGACGGGCCGCGCGGCGGTCGGCGTAGAGGTAGGCCTTGAAGCGCAGGCGCGGGAAATGGTCCAGCAGGTGGCCTTTGTCGGTGATGCGACGGCGGATGATCGCCATGTCGTAATCCGCCGGCAGCGTGATGCTGTATTGCATGGCGAGCATGGTCAGTCCTCCAGCCCGCGCAGCGCCGCCACGGCCGAGGCCGCGGCGGGCCAGCCCGCATAGAAAGCCAGGTGGGTGATCGACTCGGCCAGTTCGTCGCGGGCCAGGCCGTTGTCGCGCGCGCGGCGCAGATGGAAGGGGAGCTGCTCCGTGCGGTGCAGCGCGACCAGGGCGGCCACGGTGACCAGGCTGCGTTCGCGCGGTGACAACGCCCCGCGCTGCCAGACATCGCCGAACAGCACCTCGTCGGTGAGCTGGGCGAGTTTCGGTGCGACGTCGCCGAAGGCGGCACGGCCGGGTGCGATGGGTTCGGGCATGGCGGGGCTCCGCGGGTTGACGCGGACCAACGTAGCGCGACAATGGCGTCCCGAAAATCGGGAAATTCAAAACATTCTGTCCACTAAATCGGGACGATCCCCATGCGACGGGTGAACTTCGACCTCGACGTGTTGCGCAGTTTCACGCTGGGCGTGGAGCTGGGCAGCTTCGCCAGGGCGGCCGACCGGCTGGGCCGTTCCACGTCGGCAGTGAGCGCGCAGTTGAAGAAGCTGGAGGAACAGGCCGGCACGGCGATCCTGCGCCGCCAGGGGCGCGGCATGGCGCTCACCGACGCCGGCGAGACCATGCTCGCCTATGCGCGCCGCCTGCTCGAACTCAACGACGAGGCCGCCGCGGCGCTGCAGGGGGCGGAGCTGGAAGGCTGGATCCGCCTCGGGCTGCAGGAGGACTTCGGCGAGGCGGTCCTGTCCGAGGTACTCGGCCGCTTCGCGCGCGCGCATCCCCGGGTGCGCATCGAGGCCCGCATCGCGCGCAACGCAGAGCTGCTGGAGCGCGTCGCCGGCGGCCGCCTGGACCTCGCGCTGGCCTGGGACGCTGGCACGTCGACACCGCATGCCGAACGCCTCGGCGAGATCCCGATGCGCTGGATCGGCCCGGCCGCCGGTGAACTCGGCTGGTCGCCGCACGAGGGCGAGCCCCTGCCGCTGGTGTCGCTCGACGCGCCGTGCCTGATGCGCAGCGCAGCGACGGCGGCGCTGGACCGTGCCGGCATCCCCTGGCGCATCGCTTTCACCAGCGCGAGCCTCGCCGGTATCTGGGCGGCGGTCGCGGCCGGCCTGGGCGTGGCCCTGCGCACGGGCGTGGGTTTGCCGGCTTCGGTGCGCGCGCTCGCGCCGGACGAGGCGGGCCTGCCGCGCATGTCGTCGCTCGGCCTGTGCCTGCATCGCGCGGAAGCGGAGCCGGCGCCGGCCATCGCGCGGCTGGAGACGATCCTGCGCCAGCGCCTGGACGGTCTGTCGGTCTTCGCTTGATCGCCGCGCGCGGCAACACATTTCCGGTCGTCCGCGCGTTCGCCGTATCGCGCCGCGTGGAATAATCACCGTCACCCCTTCCGTTGCCGGGCGAGCTCGTGGAAAGCCATTCCTTCCTCAACACCGCGCTGGTGTTCCTGCTGGCGACGGTCATCGCCGTGCCGCTGACCAAGCGTTTCCGCCTCGGCGCGGTACTCGGCTTCCTCATCGCCGGAGTGGTGATCGGCCCGCAAGTGCTCGGCCTGGTGGGCGACACGGAAGGCGTCTCCACCATTTCCGAGTTCGGCGTGGTGCTGATGCTGTTCGTGATCGGTCTGGAACTGTCGCCGCAACGCTTGTGGGTGATGCGCCGCGCGGTGTTCGGCGCGGGCCTGCTGCAGGTGACCTCGTGCAGCCTGGTGATCGGCATGGCCTGCTATTACCTGTTCGGCCTCACTGCGAACGCCTCGGCCATCGTCGGCGCCAGCCTGGCGTTGTCGTCCACCGCGTTCGGCCTGCAGATCCTGGCCGAACGCAAGGAGGCCGGCTCGGCCTATGGCCGCATCACCTTCGCCGTATTGCTGTTCCAGGACCTGGCCGCCATCCCGCTGATCGCAGCCGTGCCGCTGCTGGCGAGCAGCGCGTCGCCGCACGGCGTGGACCTGCAGGCCAGCTTGCGCACGGTGGGCGCGATCGTGGTCGTGGTGGTCGGCGGTCGCTATCTGTTGCGCCCGGTCTTCCGTTTCGTCGCGCGCGCGAACGCGCAAGAAGTCTCCACCGCGACCGCGCTGCTGGTGGTGCTGGGCACGGCATGGCTGATGGAGGAGGTGGGCGTGTCCTCCACGCTCGGCGCCTTCCTCGCCGGCGTGCTGCTGGCCGATTCGGAATACCGCCACGAACTCGAGTCGCATATCGAGCCGTTCAAGGGCCTGCTGCTGGGCTTGTTCTTCGTCAGCGTCGGCATGTCGATGGACCTGTCGCTGCTGCTGCACCAGCCGCTGCTGGTGCTCGGCCTCACATTGGCCGTGCTCGCGGTGAAGGCCGGGCTGCTGTGGCCGCTGGGCCGCATCGTCGGCTCGCTCAACCGCGCGGACACGCTGCGCATGGTGGTGTTGCTGGCCTGCGGCGGCGAATTCGCCTTCGTGGTGCTCAAGCAGGCCGGCGAGCAGCGCCTCATTACCGACACGCAGCAGGGGCTGATCGTCCTGGCCATCACCCTGTCGATGGCGATGACGCCGCTGGCCGTGGCGATCGTGGCCAAGGCCATCGACGTGAAGGCCAAGAAGCCCGACCGCGAGTACGACACCATCGAGACCGCGCCGCCGCGCGTGATCATCGCCGGCTTTGGACGCGTGGGGCAGATCGTCGGCCGCGTGCTGCGCGCGCAGCGCATTCCGTTCGTGGCGCTGGAGTCTTCCGTGGAGCAGATGGACACGCTGCGCCGCTTCAACAACACCTCGCTGTTCTTCGGCGATCCGGCCCGGCCGGACCTGCTGCGCGCGGCCCAGGCCGACCAGGCCGAGGTGTTCGTGCTCGCCACGGACGATCCGGAGGCCAACCTGCGCATCGCGCGGCTGGTGCGCCGGCAGTATCCGCATCTGAAGATCATCGCCCGCGCGCGCAACCGCCAGCACGTGTACCGGCTGATGGACCTGGGCGTGGAGGAGCCGGTGCGCGAGACGTTCTATTCCAGCCTCAAGATGACCCGCAAGACGCTCGAGGCGCTGGGCCTGTCGAGCGAACTCGCGACCGACCGCGTGGAACGCTTCCGGCAGCACGACATGAAGCTGCTGAAGGCGCAGTACCTGGTCTACGACGACGAGACGCGGCTGGTGCAGACCTCGAAGGAAGCGCTCAACGATCTGATGCATCTGTTCGATGCGGACGACGACCCGGTGGCGC
It contains:
- a CDS encoding tautomerase family protein — its product is MPLVRIALRRGKSPAYIAALRDGIYRAMLEAFDVPENDRFILVSQHEAEEFDYDANYLGIARDDDLVIVQIACNNTRTTEKKQAFYRRVAELLAEKPGLRPENLLINLLETAKENWSFGNGVAQYV
- the ugpC gene encoding sn-glycerol-3-phosphate ABC transporter ATP-binding protein UgpC, which gives rise to MAKVRLDKLRKVYPNGHVGVADASFEIADGELLVLVGPSGCGKTTLLRMIAGLESISDGTLTIGERVVNEVAPKDRDIAMVFQNYALYPHMTVAENLGFGLKLRGQPKAEIDRRVAEAARMLELEQRLDARPAALSGGQRQRVALGRALVRDPKVFLLDEPLSNLDAKLRLSMRVEIARIHQRLKATMVYVTHDQIEAMTLGQRIVVLNGGVIQQIDTPMNLYDRPANLFVAGFLGSPAMNLLRGMLQRDGGWKLAMPQGELDLGELPQAGALEGWAGREVVVGLRPEDLLPRASADGAVLSAQLEVVEPVGNEVFLNLRHADLALVARTPPRDLPAPGSTLHFGFAPERLHFFDAQAGTRIAA
- the hemB gene encoding porphobilinogen synthase, with the protein product MSFPAIRMRRMRRDAFSRALMREHTLLPSDLIMVAFVIEAEGQREPVPSMPGVDRVSVDELLKLAGECVRLGIPALALFPSPGQDAKSEDAREAWNPDGLMQRATRALKAKYPQLGLIGDVALDPYTTHGQDGLIDANGYVMNEPTVEALIKMSLAQAEAGMDFVAPSDMMDGRIGAIREALEEAGYIHTRILAYSAKYASSFYGPFRDAVGSAANLGKGDKHTYQMDVGNSDEALREVELDIAEGADAVMVKPGMPYLDVLRRVKDAFGMPTFVYQVSGEYAMLKAASMNGWLNEKAVVLESLTAFKRAGADAILTYYAIDAARWLRDE
- a CDS encoding DUF4865 family protein, with amino-acid sequence MLAMQYSITLPADYDMAIIRRRITDKGHLLDHFPRLRFKAYLYADRRAARLPTRHNLYAPFYLWDDAEGMNAFLGSSGFAGVTQAFGWPEVRTWSVWQGDVSPDAAQAVCASCDVAPIAPYADLDELREREAERTRADLADGALAAVSAFEPTVWTLVRLRLWGELRPELAREGRQLYQVGHVSLPRHTLSVPATA
- a CDS encoding LysR substrate-binding domain-containing protein → MRRVNFDLDVLRSFTLGVELGSFARAADRLGRSTSAVSAQLKKLEEQAGTAILRRQGRGMALTDAGETMLAYARRLLELNDEAAAALQGAELEGWIRLGLQEDFGEAVLSEVLGRFARAHPRVRIEARIARNAELLERVAGGRLDLALAWDAGTSTPHAERLGEIPMRWIGPAAGELGWSPHEGEPLPLVSLDAPCLMRSAATAALDRAGIPWRIAFTSASLAGIWAAVAAGLGVALRTGVGLPASVRALAPDEAGLPRMSSLGLCLHRAEAEPAPAIARLETILRQRLDGLSVFA
- a CDS encoding carboxymuconolactone decarboxylase family protein, whose amino-acid sequence is MPEPIAPGRAAFGDVAPKLAQLTDEVLFGDVWQRGALSPRERSLVTVAALVALHRTEQLPFHLRRARDNGLARDELAESITHLAFYAGWPAAASAVAALRGLED
- a CDS encoding GH1 family beta-glucosidase yields the protein MTRSYRFPEGFLWGAATSAYQIEGSPLADGAGPSIWERFAHTPGMMVGGDTGDVACDHYRRYKDDVQLMKALGLQGYRFSIAWARVLPEGTGRVNEKGLDFYKRLVDELLDNGIAPNATLFHWDLPAALDDRGGWLNRDSAHWFAEYAEVMFKALDGRVQRWATLNEPWVVTDGGYLHGALAPGHRSKYEAPIAAHNLMRASGAGIQAYRAHGKHEIGVVFNIEPKYPYSQSPEDLAATRRAQAYMNEQFADPALLGSYPPELKDIFGDAWPDFPEDDFKLTKQTVDFVGINYYTRAVVKNDPNQYPLQASPVRQPGKTYTETGWEVFEQGLTDTLTWFKDRYGDIPLYITENGSAFYDPPVAEGDMLEDPLRVSYLRKHLRAVRKAIDAGVNVRGYYAWSLMDNLEWSLGFSKRFGLYHVDFATQKRTPKATAKLYSKVIESNGAVLDD
- a CDS encoding monovalent cation:proton antiporter-2 (CPA2) family protein — protein: MESHSFLNTALVFLLATVIAVPLTKRFRLGAVLGFLIAGVVIGPQVLGLVGDTEGVSTISEFGVVLMLFVIGLELSPQRLWVMRRAVFGAGLLQVTSCSLVIGMACYYLFGLTANASAIVGASLALSSTAFGLQILAERKEAGSAYGRITFAVLLFQDLAAIPLIAAVPLLASSASPHGVDLQASLRTVGAIVVVVVGGRYLLRPVFRFVARANAQEVSTATALLVVLGTAWLMEEVGVSSTLGAFLAGVLLADSEYRHELESHIEPFKGLLLGLFFVSVGMSMDLSLLLHQPLLVLGLTLAVLAVKAGLLWPLGRIVGSLNRADTLRMVVLLACGGEFAFVVLKQAGEQRLITDTQQGLIVLAITLSMAMTPLAVAIVAKAIDVKAKKPDREYDTIETAPPRVIIAGFGRVGQIVGRVLRAQRIPFVALESSVEQMDTLRRFNNTSLFFGDPARPDLLRAAQADQAEVFVLATDDPEANLRIARLVRRQYPHLKIIARARNRQHVYRLMDLGVEEPVRETFYSSLKMTRKTLEALGLSSELATDRVERFRQHDMKLLKAQYLVYDDETRLVQTSKEALNDLMHLFDADDDPVARQEREQAKVEPLQDPT
- the glk gene encoding glucokinase; the protein is MSSTSSAKTLLADLGGTNVRFALADPALPNPLLLDSVRRYRVKDFPSMADTIRQYFADSGLSASRAVIAAAGRIVDGETVKVTNNPWQVSAHGLAADLKFESVRLINDFAAQGMAVPLLAQEQLTPVGKPRPPKIGAHHAQTFVVVGPGTGLGVAGLLLRDGRWTVLETEGGHAGFAAHTAEDVEILHRLNARFGRVSNERMICGNGLVNLYLALADIEGLKAEEYTPEDITNRANANADPLCVRTVETLAGIFGSVAGDLVLSLGGWDGVFLTGGVLPILLPWLQHGGFRERFEAKGRFKETMEQVPTIAMTHPETGLLGAAAFAVLESGRPLVPPAG